The nucleotide sequence TTCCATAATCATCTGGATCTTCACCTTTTTCTATTAATTCTTCAGATGATAATTTATTTAATACGCAGTATTTACTTTTTACCATGATTGGAAGTTTTCCAATCTGTGTTGTGAATGTTTCTCTTTGAACACCATCAACATAAGCACTTACTTCTAAAAATATAGGTGAAGCATATGTCATTTTTCTTAATCTTGCTTCTATGGGCAAGATAACTCTTTTACTTCCATCTGCTTCTGTAACCTGTGGTTCTGTTATCCAGATTTTATCAAGTTTAATTTTAAATTCTTGCATTTCTGGAGGTATAATAGTCGGAATTATTGGTCCAATTTCATCTATAATAACTTGTAATTCGTTTTCTATAAAATTATTAAAAGAATTAATATTTGCTTCTACAAAGCTATGTTCTTCAAAGTATTTTTTAATTAAAGTTTGATATCCTTTAACCATGAACAACCACCCTATAGAATTTTTGTTCTCCAGCAATCGGACTTTTTCTTATAATCTCAATTATATCTCCAAGTTTAACATTTAATTCTTGAATTGCAGGATCACTTTCAAGTATTGCTGGAAGTTGTTTTCCTGAAATATTATATTTAGATAGAATTTTTTGAGCTTCTTCTTCTGTTAATTTCTTGTGAGCGGGTACAAGTACATGTCCTTTTATTGTTTCTGTTTTTTTCTTCAATTTACACCTTAAATATCTACGGGCCGGAAGGGATTTGAACCCTCGACCACCTGATTTCTTCCAGTTTGGTAAAAGTTTCATCCATCAAAGACAGATGCTCTACCAAGCTGAGCTACCGGCCCACGTTTTACGCCCTGACCGAGATTTGAACTCGGGTTACAGCCTTGCTGTTCAAAAGAGATTGACAGGGCTGTGTGCTAGACCGGGCTACACTACCAGGGCACAGTTTAGCCTATTGTGGTTTGTTTTGTTGTTTAAATTAAATATGTAGTATAAACCGAACTTGTTTTTTAGAGCTGAAGCTAAAATATACTTGAACCTGAATAATAATCTAAAATTTTGTCTCTTTATAATGGCAAGTCTCATTCTTTAGCCAAATCTCCCTATAACGATTGATTTTGGTGCTTTTTTATCGTTTAGAAGAGTTTTTCACAAAGGCAATAATGTCGATTTGGTATTTATAAATGTTTTG is from Candidatus Woesearchaeota archaeon and encodes:
- a CDS encoding DNA-directed RNA polymerase subunit H — its product is MKKKTETIKGHVLVPAHKKLTEEEAQKILSKYNISGKQLPAILESDPAIQELNVKLGDIIEIIRKSPIAGEQKFYRVVVHG